From a region of the Natator depressus isolate rNatDep1 chromosome 15, rNatDep2.hap1, whole genome shotgun sequence genome:
- the SDF2L1 gene encoding stromal cell-derived factor 2-like protein 1 has translation MRRRCLLLLLALLCEPGRGSEPGPGAVTCGSVLKLLNTRHNVRLHSHEVKYGSGSGQQSVTGVEASDDANSYWRIRGKNDDTCQRGTPVKCGQAIRLTHVNTGKNLHTHHFPSPLSNNQEVSAFGDDGEGDDLDIWTVQCSGTHWEREDAVRFKHIGTDVFLSITGEQYGHPIRGQREVHGMTSPNHHNYWMAMEGVFIKPSMDPAKHDEL, from the exons ATGCGGCGCcgctgcctcctgctgctcctggcgcTGCTGTGCGAGCCGGGCCGCGGCAGCGAGCCCGGGCCGGGCGCTGTTACCTGCGGGTCGGTGCTGAAGCTGCTCAACACCCGCCACAACGTGCGGCTGCACTCGCATGAGGTCAAGTACGGATCGG GAAGTGGACAGCAATCGGTGACTGGAGTTGAAGCTTCAGATGATGCTAACAGTTACTGGCGGATTCGAGGGAAAAATGACGACACCTGCCAACGAGGAACACCAGTGAAGTGTGGGCAAGCAATACGACTTACCCATGTTAACACAGGAAAAAACTTACACACCCATCACTTCCCGTCACCGCTGTCCAATAATCAG GAAGTAAGTGCCTTTGGTGATGATGGTGAAGGAGATGACTTGGATATATGGACCGTACAGTGCAGTGGGACACACTGGGAGCGGGAGGATGCAGTGCGTTTCAAGCACATAGGAACTGACGTATTCCTTTCAATAACGGGAGAACAATATGGCCACCCAATCAGAGGCCAACGGGAAGTTCATGGCATGACTTCTCCTAATCATCACAACTACTGGATGGCAATGGAAGGAGTTTTCATTAAACCCAGCATGGACCCTGCAAAACACGATGAGCTATGA